The sequence TCTCATGTCGAGACTTGTAGGCGAGTACACCGTCGGGAATTTCTGCTCCCAGACGACCCAAGAGTGCTTCGAGCAAGCTAAATGCCTGCATATTTTGGAAGCCTTGAGGAACTGTTAGCTTTTCTTTGAGTGTTTTCATCAAATTCTCTGCATTTAATTGGTCTGTAGATGCCACTAAAGTTTGGACTGTTAAAACGCTCGCGACTAAGCGTTGTCGAAGCGATGGCGATCGTGCAGTTCGTCAAAATTGATAATTGGCCCTTTTGGTACGATTCGATTTGGATTAATCTCGCTCATGCTCATGTAATAGCTGCGTTTAGTATCGTCTAGATTACAGGTCACTTTGAATTCAGGACGCTGATATAAATCCTTGAGATAATTCCAGAGATTAGGATAGTCGAGAATTCGCCGTAAATTGCACTTAAAATGACCGTGATACACTGAATCGAAGCGATATAAGGTAACAAACAGACAAACGTCAGCTTCGGTAAGGCGATCGCCGCACAAATAACGCTGCTTGCCTAGCACGGTTTCCCATCGATCTAAATTCTCGAAGAGTTTGGTCACCGCATCTTCGTAAGCTGCTTGCGAAGTCGCAAAACCAGAGCGATATACGCCAGCATTAATTGGCAGATAAATTGCCTCGATCGTTTCCTCAATCTTCTGTTGTAGATCGCATGGATATAAGTCTATTTGCCTGGTTGCCAATTCGGCAAACTCTACGTCCAACATCCGAACGATTTCACAAGATTTGTTGTTGACGATTGTTGAAGATTGCTTATCCCACAAAGCTGGAACAGTTATTCGTCCTGTATACTTAGGATCGGCTTTGAGATAAATCTCTTGCAAATATTGAGCGTGATTCACTAGATCGGGAATGGTCAGTGCTTCGGAAAACCTCCATCCCTTATCGCTCATAATTGGATCGACAATAGAGACTGAGATAACTTCATTCAACCCCTTGAGTTCTCGCATAATTAAGGTGCGATGCGCCCACGGACACGGCAAAGCAACATAGAGATGATAACGCCCTGCTTCTGCCTTAAACCCGCTCTTGCCATCGGCGGTCACGCGATCGCGAAACGTTGTCGCTGTCAGGTTGAACTTACCGTTGGCATCTGATTTGCTGCCGTCGGTTGTCCATTTGCCTTCGAGCATGATTCCTGAAGCCATAATTCCCTCTTAAACATAGTGTCACGAGTAGTAAGTAGTCAGTAGCGAGTAGCGAGTAATAAGTAAAGAAACTCATTACTCCATACTTATTACTTCAGCCCGAAGGGCATGGTAATCGGACTGCTACATCCGCACAGCGTACGATTAATCTGGAACGTTTATTAATTATCCCGTTGTCGACTTTACGATCCGCATCATATTCACCGCTACTAGGCGTAATTAACTTACTTTGAACAAAATTAAGCGCAAAATTTGAAGAACTTGTGATGTTCTAAAAAAGTATTAAATTTCTCGACAAATATATAAAAATATAAAAAAATTTAGGCGCTGGTGATTTGATGTATGCCTTACAACAGCAAGACTTGCACATTTGCCCGTGCATGATTCACGGATAAACCGCACTCCGCCCTTCGGTCTCGAAGCTTATCCGTGATAGACTAGCTTCTTACAAAAGTTGCTCATGGGGCGGCGGCTTTTGAGTAAGAATCTTCTTACTCAACCTCGACAGTTCCTATAACGGGGGGAACCCCCGCAACGGACTGTCTCGCAAAACGCGCCTTGCTTGCACCGCTTAGTTTGGTGGAAACCCCCAAGACCGCACTTTTGCCCTAAAGGATATGCCAATCACGGATTCACGGATAAACCGCACTCCGCCCTTCGGTCTCGAAGCTTCTTGAAGCAGTCCTAAAGGATACACCTTCGGATATCGCTATACTTGGGCAAAGCCCAAGACCGCCCTAAAGGATTAGCTCCTTACGTCGCGTCCGCTGCTCCGCTTATCATGCACGGACTAACTTCGTGTCGCGCTTCGCGTCGTCCTTTAGGACAGCCCCTCACGATCTGCGCGTACGCGCTGCGCTATTAGCCCTTCGCGTCCTCTGCGTCGTCCGTTCAGGGACGCAACTGTCTCACTTTTAGCTTTTTTAACTTGAGGACAAACAGCATCTTTACCCTCACAAGTTCCTCAGACTTTTGAACTAACTTCAAAGTGAACTCAAAACAATATCGTTACACAACTATTGAGCTATTGAGCTATTGAGCGTTGAGAAAAATAAATTATGGTGATGCGATTGGGCTCCGCCCACGGACGCGCCTCCAGGCGAGATGCGAAGCGAATCCTTTAGGGCTAATCCTTTAGGGCTCCGCGATCGCGGCATAAATAGCAGCACAAGCGTTCCTAATAACTTGCGTTTATTTGGATTATCAACAAGAACTAATCGACTATGACTAATTTGACCTAGGAGAAATACAATGTCCAGACTAACATTTGACGCTATAAAAATTCTAGAAGATGATTTTCCTGTAGCTGAATCGACAGCAGAAAAACTTAAATTTTTACTTAACTATGCAGTATTAGCACCATCGGGACACAATACTCAGCCTTGGATATTTAAAATAGTTGATGATGTTGTTGAACTATATGCTGACAAAACTCGCGCTTTACTTGTAGCCGATCCAAATTATCGTGAACAAATTATAAGTTGTGGAGCAACTTTGTTTTATCTCCGCATTGCCATGCGCCACTTCGGTCATAGAGACGTAGTAGAAATTCTTCCCGAACATCTCAATCCTAATTTGTTAGCGCGTATTCGCTTAGGGAGCAAAAGAATTGTCCAAGTCGAAGAAAACTTTTTGTTTTGGGCAATTTCCCAAAGATGTACTAATCGTCGTCCTTTAGAAAATTGTCGGCTTCCTACATCTTTAATCTCAGAACTAAAATCAGCTACTAGTTCAGAAGGGGATTGGCTACAGATCTCGACACAGGTTATTCCTGAAGCTAGTCGTGAAGAAATCGTTAACTTAATTGCTCAAGGCGATCGCCTGCAAATGTCTAATCCGCTATTTCGCCAGGAATTAGCTCGCTGGATTCACTCTAGCAGAACTTCCCGTCATAATGGTCTAACCCCAGAAGCCCAAGGAATCAATCCCAGATTAGAGGCGATCGCGCCTTTAATTTCGGCTATCCGCTCGTTCAATCTAGGTAAATCTCAGGCTAATAAAGACCGAAAATTGGTAGAAACTGCACCTGTGTTAATTTTAATCAGCAGCAATGGCGACACTCCCCAAGACTGGTTAGCTACTGGGGAAGCTCTAGCACATTTACTATTAAGAGCCAGGGTTGACGATGTTTGGGCATCTTTGTTGAATCAACCAATTGAAATTCCCCAATTGCGATCGCGCCTACAGACCTTATTTCCCGAAAATGGCTACCCGCAAATTCTCCTCCGCTTAGGATATGCCAAAGACACCAAACCTACTCCGAGAAGAGCTGTCGATGAAGTGATGTTATGAAGTCAGGCTAGGGACAATATCTTCACAGACGCTACTTAACCCGCGAATCGCCCCTACTGATTACTAATCAGATTAAAGGAGAACAAAATGAATTGGCGAAAAATTCGAGCTTTAATCTTAGCGTTTTTAGCAGCTTTCTTATTGATTTTAGTGACTGGAGTTGCGAGCGCAAAAAGTGAAGCC comes from Coleofasciculaceae cyanobacterium and encodes:
- a CDS encoding glutathione S-transferase family protein yields the protein MASGIMLEGKWTTDGSKSDANGKFNLTATTFRDRVTADGKSGFKAEAGRYHLYVALPCPWAHRTLIMRELKGLNEVISVSIVDPIMSDKGWRFSEALTIPDLVNHAQYLQEIYLKADPKYTGRITVPALWDKQSSTIVNNKSCEIVRMLDVEFAELATRQIDLYPCDLQQKIEETIEAIYLPINAGVYRSGFATSQAAYEDAVTKLFENLDRWETVLGKQRYLCGDRLTEADVCLFVTLYRFDSVYHGHFKCNLRRILDYPNLWNYLKDLYQRPEFKVTCNLDDTKRSYYMSMSEINPNRIVPKGPIINFDELHDRHRFDNA